One window of the Leptolyngbya iicbica LK genome contains the following:
- a CDS encoding LysR family transcriptional regulator, giving the protein MKKLPHNQVKLTQLEIVAAVAKTSSFSEAALALGISQSAVSHAISTLEETLGVIIFSRGRHGATLTPVGDRILAHAHSILNSTEAILREAAIAKGVEHGKVRVATFRSVATHVLPSSIKQLHQRFPGIIINLNEHDDDQQAKQALKEGRADISIVTLPAGQGLQTWELLQDEYVVLLPPDTQLKSAPLTWEELTQQPLIMPPVDYVMMRPVYEHINGLGYWLNVVNEIETDAATVSLVAQGLGGTILPRLSAEPIPPTVQVYSLPTPLMRTIGVAVLADALLTPAVYALLDILRSQFTPPAAISPETPLPQIGLPDSD; this is encoded by the coding sequence ATGAAAAAGCTGCCGCACAACCAAGTTAAGCTCACGCAACTCGAAATTGTGGCAGCGGTGGCAAAGACGAGCAGCTTTAGTGAGGCGGCCCTGGCATTAGGTATTTCGCAATCGGCAGTGAGTCATGCCATTTCTACTTTGGAAGAGACGCTGGGCGTCATTATTTTTTCTCGGGGGCGGCATGGGGCGACGTTGACGCCTGTGGGCGATCGCATTCTGGCCCATGCCCACAGCATTTTAAATAGCACTGAGGCCATTTTGCGCGAGGCGGCGATCGCGAAAGGGGTCGAGCACGGCAAAGTGCGAGTGGCCACCTTTCGCAGCGTGGCCACCCACGTCTTACCCAGCAGCATCAAACAGCTGCATCAGCGATTTCCGGGCATTATCATCAACCTGAATGAACATGACGACGATCAACAGGCCAAGCAGGCCCTCAAAGAAGGTCGCGCCGATATTAGTATCGTGACGCTGCCTGCCGGTCAGGGCTTGCAAACCTGGGAATTGCTGCAGGATGAATACGTTGTGTTGTTGCCGCCAGACACCCAGCTCAAGAGCGCCCCTCTGACTTGGGAAGAACTGACACAACAGCCGTTAATCATGCCGCCAGTTGATTATGTGATGATGCGCCCAGTGTACGAACACATTAACGGGCTCGGCTACTGGCTCAACGTGGTCAACGAAATTGAGACGGATGCGGCCACCGTCAGCTTAGTGGCCCAGGGATTAGGGGGCACGATTTTGCCTCGACTGTCAGCAGAGCCGATTCCGCCAACGGTACAGGTATATTCTCTGCCGACACCGTTAATGCGCACCATCGGCGTTGCGGTCTTAGCCGATGCCCTGCTGACACCAGCGGTCTATGCTTTGCTGGATATTTTGCGATCTCAATTTACTCCACCAGCCGCGATCTCGCCCGAAACCCCGCTTCCTCAGATCGGGCTACCAGACAGCGATTAG
- a CDS encoding tetratricopeptide repeat protein, with protein MSRFLHSWAQQQQGRYLLRRGLNFAQKGNYPAAVQSLTAALSYHPQPTQIFVRRGLLYLQQERYAEALTDFDQAIAIAPNQATAYGHRGLVRYQLGDETGALTDWATSLKLNPSDGTVRYNRGLVMAQKGQYQAALEDFNVAIAQNPLLAEAYLHRGKVRNQLGDQAGAVKDWEIALCNDLRLSEAQQLLVQTQTQVDSLNLQDQFQDLLPAGLTIAAEQQGTQLTLTLHRPVGTPVNYFQLPNVLRDRLVELQLPEVRRFRLLAKAGDSSLSEWDQTYGIYDKAPCPSPHWRDAVATTLLLFPPFGVLALVLAAQVKPAYRRGDYPIAARASKAVRKLCLSSGAIMGVMLFGLASYGVYTYVEGEYPNPAAKTAMTTPPEDIEKPL; from the coding sequence ATGTCACGATTCTTGCATTCTTGGGCACAACAGCAACAGGGACGATATCTGCTGCGACGGGGCCTAAACTTTGCCCAAAAAGGCAACTATCCGGCGGCGGTCCAATCGCTGACGGCAGCTCTTAGTTATCATCCGCAGCCAACCCAGATTTTTGTACGGCGCGGGTTGCTTTACCTACAGCAAGAGCGCTATGCCGAGGCGCTGACTGATTTTGATCAGGCGATCGCGATTGCCCCCAACCAAGCTACCGCATACGGCCATCGCGGCTTAGTACGCTATCAACTCGGTGACGAAACCGGGGCGCTGACCGACTGGGCCACCTCATTAAAGTTAAATCCCAGCGATGGCACTGTGCGCTACAACCGGGGCCTGGTCATGGCCCAGAAAGGCCAATACCAAGCTGCCTTAGAAGACTTTAACGTGGCTATCGCTCAAAATCCGCTATTGGCTGAAGCCTATTTGCACCGGGGCAAAGTCAGAAACCAACTGGGGGATCAAGCTGGTGCAGTTAAAGATTGGGAAATCGCCTTATGCAATGATTTACGGTTGAGCGAAGCCCAACAACTATTAGTGCAGACTCAAACTCAGGTCGATTCGTTGAATCTGCAAGACCAATTTCAAGATTTACTGCCTGCTGGGTTAACGATCGCTGCAGAACAGCAAGGAACTCAGCTCACCCTGACTTTGCACCGTCCGGTGGGCACTCCGGTCAATTATTTTCAATTGCCCAATGTTTTACGCGATCGCCTGGTCGAGCTACAACTACCAGAGGTGCGGCGATTTCGACTCCTTGCTAAGGCTGGCGACTCCTCTCTATCGGAATGGGATCAAACCTACGGCATTTATGACAAAGCCCCCTGTCCTTCTCCCCATTGGCGCGATGCCGTAGCAACCACACTCTTACTGTTTCCGCCATTTGGGGTGCTGGCTCTCGTATTAGCCGCCCAAGTCAAACCAGCTTATCGCCGGGGCGACTATCCCATTGCGGCACGGGCCTCCAAAGCCGTGCGCAAACTCTGCCTCAGTAGCGGGGCCATTATGGGGGTCATGCTATTTGGTCTCGCCAGCTACGGCGTATACACCTATGTTGAGGGAGAATACCCAAATCCGGCTGCTAAAACAGCCATGACGACTCCTCCAGAGGATATTGAAAAACCGCTCTAG
- a CDS encoding GntR family transcriptional regulator codes for MGKLFSKIYWALRQEILSGQLSPGENLIEQGLADRFAVSRTPIREAVRQLQQEGLIDADPRGGIRVAVITVADAIHLYDCRLGLEQVAAMGACENATPQQLDELQRCLLEAQFSNLPQAEASAAELENRLQIDRSFHCLIAESSGNPWLTQLLSQILNKMSLLGSRVTHHNPAALEIWAEHERVVEAILERDASAASIAMRDHLVASKARVVQELQGLQSNVALNSLKII; via the coding sequence ATGGGCAAGCTTTTTAGCAAGATTTATTGGGCACTGCGGCAAGAGATTTTGTCCGGCCAACTCTCCCCTGGGGAAAATTTGATCGAACAAGGGTTAGCCGATCGCTTTGCGGTGAGTCGCACTCCCATTCGGGAAGCTGTTCGCCAGCTGCAGCAGGAAGGGTTGATCGATGCTGATCCGCGTGGCGGCATTCGAGTGGCGGTGATTACAGTGGCAGATGCCATTCATCTATACGACTGTCGCCTGGGGTTAGAGCAAGTGGCGGCCATGGGGGCCTGCGAAAACGCGACCCCGCAGCAGTTGGATGAATTGCAGCGCTGTTTGCTAGAGGCACAGTTCTCTAATCTCCCTCAAGCTGAAGCGTCAGCGGCGGAATTAGAAAACCGCTTACAGATTGATCGCAGCTTTCATTGCCTGATTGCAGAAAGTTCAGGTAATCCCTGGCTGACTCAACTGCTCAGCCAAATTTTGAACAAAATGTCACTTCTAGGTAGCCGTGTCACCCATCACAATCCAGCCGCGTTAGAGATTTGGGCCGAGCACGAGCGAGTAGTTGAAGCAATTTTGGAGCGAGATGCTTCAGCGGCTTCGATCGCCATGCGTGACCACTTAGTGGCGAGTAAGGCACGCGTTGTTCAAGAACTCCAGGGATTACAGTCTAACGTTGCTTTAAACAGTCTCAAGATTATCTGA
- the hrcA gene encoding heat-inducible transcriptional repressor HrcA, giving the protein MLDPVILNTRQQQVLWATVRQYVSTAEPVGSKALVQEYGLKVSPATVRQAMSMLEKAGLLFQPHTSAGRVPSDFGYRLYVDNLIHPAEGVAQTIDTQLSATLKWDGWSLEALLRGAAQILSTVSGYLTLITVPTKQNARIRHVQIVLLGPTQLLMSVVLDSLETQSMVIQLPGDQVDTSAQVEALERESRILSNFLTAHLVGCPLHKIAELDWGQLNREFQRYADTLTEAMALLAQRNQKAMESTQFVMSGLGEVLRQPEFSEAQQVQAIVQLLEEEQAQIWPLVFETDAEDNSGRRVRVLIGSENPLEPMQGCALVSSTYCQNTLPIGSVSILGPTRMMYENAIAAVEAAAAYLTDAFNAGH; this is encoded by the coding sequence ATGCTAGACCCTGTCATCTTAAACACGCGTCAGCAGCAGGTACTCTGGGCGACTGTGCGTCAGTATGTCTCGACGGCAGAGCCCGTCGGCTCTAAAGCGCTGGTTCAAGAGTATGGCCTGAAAGTGAGCCCCGCTACGGTACGGCAGGCAATGAGCATGTTGGAAAAAGCCGGGCTGCTATTCCAACCCCACACTTCGGCTGGGCGAGTACCCTCAGACTTTGGCTATCGACTGTATGTTGACAATCTGATTCATCCCGCCGAGGGAGTTGCCCAAACCATTGATACCCAGCTCTCAGCAACGCTCAAGTGGGATGGCTGGAGCTTAGAGGCGCTGCTGAGAGGAGCCGCACAGATTTTGTCAACGGTCAGCGGCTATCTGACCCTCATTACCGTGCCCACCAAGCAAAATGCCAGAATTCGTCATGTCCAAATTGTGCTGCTGGGGCCGACTCAATTATTAATGTCGGTGGTGCTAGATTCGCTCGAAACTCAGTCAATGGTGATTCAGCTACCGGGCGATCAGGTTGACACATCCGCCCAGGTTGAAGCACTAGAGCGGGAATCAAGGATTCTCTCAAATTTTCTCACCGCGCATCTAGTCGGATGTCCGCTCCATAAGATTGCGGAGTTAGACTGGGGTCAGCTCAACCGCGAGTTTCAGCGATATGCCGACACTCTGACCGAGGCCATGGCTTTGCTGGCCCAACGCAATCAAAAAGCGATGGAAAGCACCCAATTCGTCATGAGTGGGCTCGGGGAAGTACTGCGGCAGCCAGAATTTTCGGAAGCGCAACAGGTGCAAGCGATCGTCCAGCTGTTAGAAGAAGAACAGGCCCAGATCTGGCCCTTAGTCTTTGAGACGGATGCGGAAGATAACTCTGGTCGTCGGGTGCGCGTCCTCATCGGCTCGGAAAATCCGCTCGAACCGATGCAGGGCTGTGCATTGGTCTCTTCAACTTATTGCCAAAACACCTTGCCCATCGGCAGTGTGAGCATTTTGGGCCCCACTCGCATGATGTACGAAAATGCGATCGCGGCGGTTGAGGCGGCAGCAGCTTATCTGACCGATGCTTTTAACGCCGGACACTAG
- a CDS encoding YoaK family protein, with protein MTGEMTSISKPHRIFSISGYLVGDRPAGFLLSLVAGFIDTSAFIILFGIFTAHVTGNIALAGASFVDQEEESTLTRLLMIPVFMLSVALTSLLARFARRRQWPVFAVLLTAEAVALTIFLIISATLTPALILDVQEEYIFPIGMSGVVAMAIQNTLMKEARVFKSYIPTTVMTGNTTQLTIDLVQLIGAKFDSGEVAKQEAAESWERISRYLPVIIGFAIGGVAAAFLIFVSESWWTLVFPTIIISVLAIAAYVHHYTQPSAS; from the coding sequence TTGACTGGCGAAATGACGTCAATTTCAAAGCCCCACAGGATCTTTAGCATCAGTGGTTATCTGGTGGGCGATCGCCCTGCAGGATTTTTGCTGAGTTTAGTCGCTGGCTTCATCGATACGTCAGCTTTCATTATCCTATTTGGCATTTTTACGGCTCACGTCACCGGAAACATTGCTCTGGCAGGCGCTTCCTTCGTCGATCAAGAAGAAGAATCGACCCTCACGCGCCTGTTGATGATTCCTGTATTTATGTTGTCAGTCGCTTTAACTTCACTATTAGCTAGGTTTGCTCGTCGTCGCCAATGGCCAGTCTTTGCCGTATTGCTCACGGCAGAAGCAGTTGCCCTTACGATTTTTCTAATTATCAGCGCCACCCTTACACCTGCTTTGATTCTAGATGTTCAGGAAGAATACATCTTTCCTATCGGCATGTCGGGGGTTGTGGCTATGGCCATTCAGAATACGTTGATGAAGGAGGCACGAGTATTCAAAAGCTATATTCCGACTACCGTTATGACGGGAAATACGACCCAGCTGACCATCGATTTAGTACAGCTTATCGGAGCTAAATTTGACTCCGGAGAAGTGGCTAAACAGGAGGCTGCCGAGTCTTGGGAGCGCATTAGTCGCTATCTTCCAGTAATTATTGGTTTTGCTATAGGTGGGGTAGCCGCTGCATTTTTAATCTTTGTCTCAGAGTCATGGTGGACACTGGTTTTTCCAACCATCATCATCTCAGTATTAGCGATCGCGGCTTATGTTCACCACTATACTCAGCCGTCAGCGTCGTAA
- a CDS encoding uracil-xanthine permease family protein has protein sequence MTNPEAAPDQMMLSEEDTSLESAPTGVDLIYGLEDRPPLRETLFAAVQHVFACFVGIITPALIISGALGLDPADGAYLVSMSLFVSGVATFIQAKKIGPIGSGLLSIQGTSFAFIGPIIAAGVAVTGAGGTPQSALGTIFGLCFLGSFVEMILSRFIQFASKIITPLVTGIVVTLIGLTLVNVGLTSMGGGFAAREAGTFGSPAYLGLSLLVLAIIVILNNVGGAFLRMSSVAIALVVGYIIAIPMGLVNFSNLANLGGINVPIPFKYGFGFNFSAFIPFIFLYLITTIESTGDLTATSLLTGQPITGPKYMKRIKGGILGDGVNSAIAAVFNTFPNTTFSQNNGVIQLTGVGSRYVGLFIAGIFVILGIVPIVAGVFQTIPQPVLGGATIIMFGSVAVAGIKILSSVNLDKRASIILATSLGLGLGVSVVPDILEQMPPLVKSIFSSGISTGGLTALVLNMVLPGRRI, from the coding sequence ATGACTAATCCCGAAGCCGCTCCAGACCAGATGATGTTGTCCGAAGAGGATACATCTCTGGAAAGCGCTCCCACTGGAGTTGATTTGATTTACGGGCTAGAAGATCGTCCTCCCCTGCGGGAAACGCTATTCGCTGCGGTGCAACACGTTTTTGCCTGTTTTGTCGGTATTATCACACCTGCTCTGATTATTTCTGGGGCGCTAGGGTTGGATCCTGCTGATGGGGCTTATCTCGTCAGCATGTCGCTATTTGTCTCTGGCGTCGCTACGTTCATTCAGGCTAAGAAGATTGGCCCTATCGGGTCTGGTTTGCTCAGCATTCAGGGTACGAGCTTTGCCTTTATTGGCCCGATTATTGCAGCGGGTGTGGCGGTGACGGGGGCCGGTGGTACGCCGCAGTCTGCACTCGGTACCATTTTTGGGCTGTGCTTTCTGGGGTCATTTGTGGAGATGATTCTCAGCCGATTTATTCAGTTTGCCAGCAAAATCATCACGCCACTAGTCACCGGCATTGTCGTTACACTCATTGGTTTGACGTTAGTTAATGTTGGTCTTACCAGTATGGGTGGGGGCTTTGCCGCGCGCGAAGCGGGCACCTTTGGCAGCCCTGCCTACCTGGGACTGTCGCTGTTGGTATTGGCCATCATTGTGATTCTAAACAACGTCGGTGGTGCATTTTTGCGCATGTCGTCGGTTGCGATCGCGCTAGTTGTGGGCTACATCATCGCGATTCCGATGGGGTTGGTGAATTTCAGCAACCTCGCCAATTTGGGTGGAATTAATGTTCCAATTCCCTTCAAATATGGGTTTGGATTCAACTTTTCGGCGTTCATTCCGTTCATCTTTCTGTACCTCATCACCACCATTGAGTCGACTGGTGACTTGACGGCAACGTCGCTGTTGACGGGGCAGCCAATCACCGGGCCAAAGTATATGAAGCGGATTAAAGGCGGTATTTTGGGCGATGGGGTTAACTCGGCGATCGCAGCAGTTTTCAACACGTTTCCCAACACCACTTTCAGCCAAAACAACGGGGTAATTCAGTTAACGGGGGTTGGCAGCCGCTATGTGGGGCTATTTATTGCCGGTATTTTCGTGATCCTCGGCATTGTCCCAATTGTGGCCGGTGTGTTTCAGACCATTCCGCAGCCGGTCTTAGGCGGGGCCACCATCATTATGTTTGGCTCGGTGGCGGTCGCTGGCATCAAAATTTTGTCGTCGGTCAATTTAGACAAACGGGCCTCGATTATTTTGGCGACTTCTTTGGGCTTAGGACTAGGCGTCAGCGTTGTGCCCGACATTTTGGAACAGATGCCGCCTTTAGTGAAAAGCATCTTTTCATCGGGTATCAGTACAGGCGGTTTAACGGCACTGGTGCTGAATATGGTGCTACCGGGTCGCCGCATTTAG
- a CDS encoding aromatic ring-hydroxylating dioxygenase subunit alpha: MTVTQDAAKPDQIPTTLPAGGPDAEHFDWAEAWYPVHYVEDLDKTRPTRFTLLEQDLVIWWDPNADNWRVFVDQCPHRLAPLSEGRVNEAGLLECPYHGWAFAGNGTCEHIPQAAPELEAQRSNRACAKSLPTTTHQGLLFVYPGKAENAEKVAVPGIDPLEEDPDGWVLLNTFRDLPYDALTLLENVLDASHIPYTHHKTVGKRENAAPMEMEVLTAGKQGFTGIWPEGPRKGKLGTQHTTFVAPSLMYHDLTSKQFGRTLTVVYAVPTRKGECRLFARFPFKFSSKLPSFFIKLTPRWYSHIGNNRVLEDDQIFLHIQERMLEKAGNKSYAQACYLPTPADRYVMVFRQWIRDFSADPFPRQALPAEWSKLDLLDRYHSHTQHCGSCRPALANIQKLRQAALIFSALIWSALPLSIALQGTFSLTLGISLTALPIAAGALWLWLGKLEQKFYKGDGLPPRNLPE; the protein is encoded by the coding sequence ATGACGGTTACCCAAGACGCAGCTAAGCCCGACCAGATTCCTACGACCCTACCGGCTGGCGGGCCAGACGCAGAGCACTTTGACTGGGCCGAAGCTTGGTATCCCGTCCACTATGTCGAAGATCTGGACAAAACCCGTCCGACTCGCTTCACCCTGCTAGAGCAAGACCTGGTCATCTGGTGGGATCCCAACGCTGATAATTGGCGCGTCTTCGTCGACCAATGTCCCCATCGCTTGGCCCCTTTGTCTGAGGGACGAGTGAATGAAGCTGGCTTACTGGAATGTCCTTATCATGGCTGGGCCTTTGCTGGAAATGGCACCTGCGAACACATTCCCCAAGCGGCCCCCGAGCTTGAGGCCCAACGCTCTAATCGGGCTTGTGCCAAGTCCTTGCCAACGACAACGCATCAGGGGTTGCTCTTCGTATATCCGGGCAAAGCTGAAAACGCCGAAAAGGTCGCAGTGCCTGGCATTGATCCCCTTGAGGAAGATCCCGATGGTTGGGTATTGCTCAACACCTTTCGCGATTTGCCCTATGACGCCCTGACCCTGCTCGAAAACGTCTTGGACGCCAGCCATATCCCCTATACCCATCACAAAACGGTCGGCAAACGGGAGAACGCCGCGCCCATGGAAATGGAGGTTTTGACCGCGGGCAAGCAAGGATTCACCGGCATTTGGCCGGAGGGGCCGCGGAAAGGCAAGTTGGGAACGCAACACACCACCTTTGTGGCGCCTTCGCTGATGTATCACGACCTGACTTCAAAGCAATTTGGGCGCACGCTGACAGTTGTCTATGCCGTGCCGACACGTAAAGGCGAGTGTCGTCTGTTTGCTCGATTCCCCTTCAAGTTTTCGTCCAAATTACCCAGCTTCTTCATCAAACTGACGCCGCGTTGGTACAGCCACATCGGCAACAATCGCGTGCTAGAAGATGACCAAATCTTTTTGCACATTCAAGAACGAATGTTGGAGAAAGCTGGGAATAAGTCTTACGCTCAAGCCTGTTATTTGCCAACTCCAGCCGATCGCTATGTAATGGTCTTTCGCCAGTGGATCCGCGACTTTAGCGCTGATCCATTTCCCAGGCAAGCGCTCCCGGCGGAGTGGTCAAAACTAGACCTGCTCGATCGCTACCATTCTCACACTCAACATTGCGGTAGCTGTCGTCCCGCGCTGGCCAACATCCAGAAACTGCGTCAAGCCGCCCTCATCTTTAGTGCGCTCATCTGGTCTGCCCTTCCTTTGAGCATTGCCCTACAAGGAACCTTCTCCCTCACCTTGGGAATATCGCTCACCGCGCTGCCCATTGCAGCCGGAGCCCTCTGGCTGTGGCTCGGCAAGTTAGAGCAAAAGTTTTATAAGGGCGATGGTCTGCCGCCGCGCAACTTGCCGGAGTAG